One genomic window of Salvelinus alpinus chromosome 17, SLU_Salpinus.1, whole genome shotgun sequence includes the following:
- the LOC139542660 gene encoding polycomb group protein ASXL1-like isoform X1 — protein MKDKQKRKKERTWAEAARMVLENFSDAPMTPKQILHVIQTKGLKEMSGTAPLACLVTMLHSQVRGDRVKNSIFFKLPGRMSLFTLKKNALQWTKSSTEAETAEASTLATANAATAGPTEGAEQESCDSMEIVAASGENDASIDESSSSASCSTEPQTRLSRSGVSGQVRSEAQAQTRLCRSRQSSRQRKKAVMMPRVVLTPLKVNGEHVPSGAAGRRREDSRGGPGPTLRARPELASWKRPQHFKSLRGYHSGPMKRSRGGVEVDFETPGSILVNTNIRALINMRTFSAFPAHSQQQLLQLLPEVDRQVGPDGLARLSNSALNNEFFTHASQSWKERLAEGEFTHEMQVRFRQEMEKEKKVEAWKEKFFEEYHGQKSGLTREESLKLTMSEAADAATSVLDSKVALVAAGTPKRRNVGRRRRDGRMRRRTRADLRRRAQRTLCKTNSPTLQSSKQLEGTLTLDAASVASVPLPVPEATTMQGGEVVLQADCELEDPAQCASLEPVPCPSPVPALPSVTMPVPTPTPSPSPVSISTSDEPEVTARLLPEEPAPAVASTSSPSSSSSSSSSSSSSPSSSPSSNSERQGGFTAGLDSSSSSSSSSTAAATADPLDDGASMVTSVTGGTTTSSRESSPAASPTPIIATSAQATKEQKRRPDEPQAFSSFPEKRPRMEDRQSFRTTIDGVHTEKPQPTAEEPKVPPIRIQLSRIKPPWVKGPPTYQICPRIVPPGEGSRRSGTGARTLADIKARAQQARAQREAAAAVAATGDGPGPGGGRAGAGLQDRSSGRRTREHPGPVEPGGTGNVEEQGSPAGSHPPGTQLQQSKLEPSSTPTPNTAASSPSLYTSSNPSLSFSEPPQTPTPSPTTPEERPGELSGEDVTTPPPVKGTSNGLSDKTVLLEPESVSSHLRGRGEGDDCDRTTAKHGPLAPTSIPDSLPRFGAQGVDVIRSLAGGGGVIQHGSHHVGPQENPPTPAREGHSQSEKQSRPPERGRDTASLPRLPPSVREDEAGHHSDSTETASDCENESQEEEPHLSMWSHRLPAQRNGNIQHLQRLSQQAHGQPVICSPPLQQIQQPVIHAHVSNHHGHSQTVIQPCFPNGLPSQSLIQPGLKQPQPECTPHPDQQTLAAPHSQTQRGHKTDPMDDYKASSRGSAEEDCRLGLKPSPIHPTAGSKRLPSSARPVSTVEANNPLVTQLLQGSLPMEKVLPQTHSSSKLEINRLPGGHQPAPQSQLSRQQQTRNPGLRFRGPTEAHTGESLVPELSSQNQQKSPVGRGGSPGASRSFGSSPPGTVPSRMACLLEEASSRATAMQQYLSQQPGGAVPLGAVPVITSLSSSSSSSRRNSQESAVIRESPERHHNNLAQTRATPDLCTTEVVPTVKINWHPSHPPHQQQLSPAPSVKSEVTSRPSCQALAKTSPSGPMVGGGPGVVVTKKEAVNSMDGYLTGGGAMEGLLNMEMSLARMAKKEAQSKVQYSSTSPSSSSSSSSISSLPFQLYGKLPKQGGGNSVSAPGFSYTANVSVVDGSGFSRSIADGVLQLRQRHSASQSATLSIQAFADSAAEEVALKCSCRLKAMIMCQGCGAFCHDDCIGPSKLCVSCLVVR, from the exons GTTCTAGAGAACTTCTCTGATGCCCCCATGACGCCCAAGCAGATCCTGCATGTTATACAGACCAAGGGGCTCAAGGAAATGAG tGGCACAGCCCCTCTGGCCTGTCTGGTGACCATGCTGCACTCCCAGGTGAGGGGGGACAGAGTAAAAAACAGCATCTTCTTTAAGCTTCCTGGCAGGATGAGTCTGTTTACCTTGAAG AAGAACGCTCTGCAGTGGACCAAGAGTTCCACGGAGGCGGAGACAGCCGAAGCCAGCACACTGGCTACTGCTAACGCAGCAACAGCAGGGCCAACGGAAGGTGCGGAGCAAGAGAGCTGTGACTCCATGGAAATAGTTGCAGCCAGTGGAGAGAACGATG CATCCATAGATGAGAGCTCGTCCAGTGCCTCCTGCTCCACAGAGCCCCAGACCAGGCTGAGTAGATCTGGAGTCTCTGGACAGGTGCGCTCTGAGGCCCAGGCACAGACCCGACTATGTCGATCCAGACAG TCGAGCAGACAGAGGAAGAAGGCTGTGATGATGCCGCGGGTGGTCCTCACTCCACTCAAGGTCAATGGTGAACACGTCCCATCAG GAGCAGCGGGGAGGCGCAGGGAAGACTCTAGGGGGGGTCCAGGCCCCACGCTCCGTGCCCGCCCCGAGCTGGCTAGCTGGAAACGCCCCCAGCACTTCAAGAGCTTGCGTGGCTACCACTCAG GGCCCATGAAGAGGAGCCGAGGCGGGGTGGAGGTGGACTTTGAGACGCCCGGCTCTATCCTGGTCAACACCAACATCAGGGCTCTCATCAACATGCGCACCTTCTCTGCCTTCCCAGCCCACTCCCAACAGcaactcctgcagctcctccCCGAGGTCGACCGCCAG GTTGGACCTGATGGTCTGGCTCGCCTCAGTAACTCAGCTCTCAACAATGAATTCTTCACTCACGCCTCCCAGAGCTGGAAGGAAAGGCTTGCTGAGG GGGAGTTCACCCATGAGATGCAGGTGCGATTCCGccaggagatggagaaagagaagaaagtgGAGGCATGGAAGGAGAAGTTCTTTGAGGAGTACCATGGTCAAAA GTCTGGCCTGACCCGAGAAGAGTCTCTGAAGTTGACGATGAGCGAAGCGGCCGATGCTGCCACCAGCGTTCTGGACAGCAAGGTGGCCTTGGTGGCGGCGGGAACGCCCAAGCGCCGCAATGTGGGCAGGCGGAGGCGCGATGGCAGGATGAGACGGCGAACGCGGGCAGACTTGAGACGCAGGGCGCAACGCACCCTCTGTAAGACCAACTCCCCTACCCTGCAGTCCTCCAAGCAGCTGGAAGGCACGCTCACTTTAGATGCAGCTTCTGTTGCCTCTGTCCCCTTGCCCGTCCCAGAGGCCACCACGATGcagggaggagaggtggtgtTGCAGGCCGACTGTGAACTGGAGGACCCGGCCCAGTGTGCCTCCCTAGAGCCCGTGCCCTGCCCTTCCCCTGTGCCTGCGCTCCCGTCTGTGACCATGCCTGTGCCCACCCCGacccccagtcccagccctgtATCCATCAGCACCTCCGATGAGCCTGAAGTCACCGCCCGCCTGCTCCCCGAAGAGCCTGCACCTGCCGTCGCCtcaacctcctctccctcctcctcgtcttcctcctcctcctcctcgtcctcctccccttcctcatctccctcctccaactcagagagacagggggggttCACCGCCGGCTTGGattcttcctcctcatcctcttcttcctccacggCCGCTGCCACCGCTGATCCACTGGACGACGGGGCCTCCATGGTCACCTCGGTCACGGGGGGCACAACCACCAGCAGCCGGGAGAGCAGCCCTGCAGCCAGCCCCACCCCCATCATCGCCACCTCCGCCCAGGCCACCAAGGAGCAGAAGAGGAGGCCAGACGAGCCCCAGGCCTTCTCCAGCTTCCCCGAAAAGAGGCCGCGAATGGAAGATCGTCAGTCCTTTCGTACCACAATCGACGGAGTTCACACGGAAAAGCCGCAGCCGACAGCAGAGGAGCCCAAGGTCCCACCTATCCGG ATTCAACTCTCCAGAATCAAACCGCCCTGGGTCAAAGGGCCGCCAACCTACCAGATCTGTCCCCGCATCGTGCCCCCCGGCGAGGGCTCGCGGCGCTCGGGGACGGGGGCGCGCACCCTGGCGGACATCAAAGCCCGCGCCCAGCAGGCCCGGGCCCAGCGCGAGGCCGCTGCTGCTGTTGCAGCCACTGGGGATGGACCAGGGCCGGGCGGGGGCAGGGCTGGTGCTGGGCTACAGGATCGCAGCAGTGGAAGACGAACGCGAGAGCACCCTGGACCCGTCGAGCCCGGAGGAACAGGCAACGTGGAGGAGCAGGGATCGCCTGCGGGCTCTCATCCGCCTGGAACACAACTACAGCAGTCCAAATTAGAGCCCTCATCTACCCCCACCCCCAACACAGCTGCCTCGTCCCCCTCCCTGTACACCTCCTCCAACCCCTCCCTATCCTTCTCCGAGCCCCCGCAGACCCCCACTCCATCCCCAACCACCCCGGAGGAGCGACCAGGGGAGCTGAGTGGGGAAGATGTGACAACACCACCACCAGTCAAAGGCACCTCCAACGGACTCTCGGACAAGACAGTGCTGCTGGAGCCTGAGTCTGTGTCCAGCCACCTcagaggtcggggcgagggggaCGACTGTGACAGGACAACGGCCAAACATGGTCCCCTGGCTCCCACCTCCATCCCAGATTCTCTGCCCAGGTTCGGGGCCCAGGGAGTGGATGTGATCAGGTCCCTGGCTGGGGGAGGGGGTGTCATCCAACATGGTTCCCACCACGTGGGGCCACAAGAGAACCCCCCCACCCCGGCCAGAGAGGGCCACAGCCAGAGCGAAAAGCAGTCACGGCCcccggagagggggagagatacagccTCCCTCCCTCGTCTCCCACCTTCAGTCAGAGAGGACGAAGCAGGGCATCACAGCGATTCCACGGAGACGGCCTCCGACTGCGAGAACGAGAGCCAGGAGGAGGAGCCCCACCTGAGCATGTGGAGCCACCGCCTGCCTGCTCAGCGCAATGGCAACATCCAGCACCTCCAAAGGTTGTCTCAGCAGGCCCACGGCCAGCCTGTGATCTGCAGCCCCCCTCTACAGCAGATCCAGCAGCCGGTCATCCATGCTCACGTGTCCAACCACCACGGCCACAGCCAAACTGTAATCCAGCCCTGCTTCCCCAACGGCCTCCCCAGCCAGAGTCTCATACAGCCAGGCCTAAAGCAGCCGCAGCCTGAATGCACTCCCCACCCAGACCAACAGACTCTCGCTGCGCCACACTCCCAAACCCAGAGGGGGCACAAAACGGACCCAATGGATGACTACAAGGCGTCCAGTCGGGGCTCGGCTGAGGAGGACTGTAGGCTGGGGCTGAAGCCTTCTCCCATCCACCCCACCGCTGGCTCCAAGAGGCTCCCTAGTTCGGCCCGGCCTGTGTCCACAGTGGAGGCCAACAATCCTCTGGTCACCCAGCTGCTTCAAGGCAGCCTCCCGATGGAGAAAGTCCTGCCGCAGACGCACTCGTCTAGCAAGCTAGAGATCAACCGCCTGCCAGGGGGGCACCAGCCAGCCCCCCAGTCCCAGCTCAGCCGGCAGCAACAGACCAGGAATCCGGGCCTTCGCTTCAGGGGCCCCACAGAGGCCCATACGGGAGAGTCCCTGGTCCCTGAGTTGTCCTCTCAGAACCAGCAGAAGTCCCCTGTTGGCCGAGGAGGCTCCCCTGGAGCAAGCCGGAGCTTCGGGTCCTCTCCCCCGGGCACAGTGCCCTCCCGCATGGCCTGCCTGCTGGAGGAGGCCTCCTCTCGGGCCACGGCCATGCAGCAGTACCTGTCCCAGCAGCCAGGTGGCGCTGTGCCCCTTGGGGCCGTGCCCGTCATCACATCCCTCTCTTCTTCGTCCTCTTCCTCCAGACGGAACTCCCAAGAGTCGGCTGTCATCAGAGAGTCTCCAGAGAGGCACCACAACAACCTTGCTCAGACCCGGGCCACCCCGGACCTCTGCACCACTGAGGTGGTCCCCACTGTCAAGATAAACTGGCACCCTTCCCACCCCCCGCACCAACAGCAGCTCTCGCCCGCACCCAGCGTGAAAAGCGAGGTCACCTCCCGGCCCTCTTGTCAAGCTCTTGCCAAAACCTCCCCCTCTGGCCCCATGGTAGGTGGTGGGCCAGGTGTGGTGGTCACCAAAAAGGAGGCAGTGAACTCTATGGACGGTTACCTGACTGGAGGTGGAGCTATGGAGGGACTGCTGAACATGGAGATGTCCTTAGCCCGCATGGCTAAGAAGGAGGCGCAAAGCAAAGTTCAATACTCTTCCACCTCCCCCTCTtcatcttcatcctcctcttcgatctcctccctccctttccagCTCTATGGTAAGCTGCCCAAGCAGGGCGGAGGGAACAGTGTGTCGGCGCCCGGCTTCAGCTACACGGCCAACGTGTCTGTGGTAGACGGCAGCGGCTTCTCGAGGAGCATTGCCGATGGCGTCCTACAGCTGCGTCAGCGCCACAGTGCCAGCCAGAGCGCCACGCTCAGCATCCAGGCGTTCGCAGACAGCGCCGCTGAGGAGGTGGCCCTCAAGTGCTCCTGCCGCCTCAAGGCCATGATCATGTGCCAGGGCTGTGGGGCCTTCTGCCACGACGACTGCATCGGCCCCTCCAAACTGTGTGTATCCTGCTTGGTGGTCAGATAG
- the LOC139542660 gene encoding polycomb group protein ASXL1-like isoform X2, with product MTPKQILHVIQTKGLKEMSGTAPLACLVTMLHSQVRGDRVKNSIFFKLPGRMSLFTLKKNALQWTKSSTEAETAEASTLATANAATAGPTEGAEQESCDSMEIVAASGENDASIDESSSSASCSTEPQTRLSRSGVSGQVRSEAQAQTRLCRSRQSSRQRKKAVMMPRVVLTPLKVNGEHVPSGAAGRRREDSRGGPGPTLRARPELASWKRPQHFKSLRGYHSGPMKRSRGGVEVDFETPGSILVNTNIRALINMRTFSAFPAHSQQQLLQLLPEVDRQVGPDGLARLSNSALNNEFFTHASQSWKERLAEGEFTHEMQVRFRQEMEKEKKVEAWKEKFFEEYHGQKSGLTREESLKLTMSEAADAATSVLDSKVALVAAGTPKRRNVGRRRRDGRMRRRTRADLRRRAQRTLCKTNSPTLQSSKQLEGTLTLDAASVASVPLPVPEATTMQGGEVVLQADCELEDPAQCASLEPVPCPSPVPALPSVTMPVPTPTPSPSPVSISTSDEPEVTARLLPEEPAPAVASTSSPSSSSSSSSSSSSSPSSSPSSNSERQGGFTAGLDSSSSSSSSSTAAATADPLDDGASMVTSVTGGTTTSSRESSPAASPTPIIATSAQATKEQKRRPDEPQAFSSFPEKRPRMEDRQSFRTTIDGVHTEKPQPTAEEPKVPPIRIQLSRIKPPWVKGPPTYQICPRIVPPGEGSRRSGTGARTLADIKARAQQARAQREAAAAVAATGDGPGPGGGRAGAGLQDRSSGRRTREHPGPVEPGGTGNVEEQGSPAGSHPPGTQLQQSKLEPSSTPTPNTAASSPSLYTSSNPSLSFSEPPQTPTPSPTTPEERPGELSGEDVTTPPPVKGTSNGLSDKTVLLEPESVSSHLRGRGEGDDCDRTTAKHGPLAPTSIPDSLPRFGAQGVDVIRSLAGGGGVIQHGSHHVGPQENPPTPAREGHSQSEKQSRPPERGRDTASLPRLPPSVREDEAGHHSDSTETASDCENESQEEEPHLSMWSHRLPAQRNGNIQHLQRLSQQAHGQPVICSPPLQQIQQPVIHAHVSNHHGHSQTVIQPCFPNGLPSQSLIQPGLKQPQPECTPHPDQQTLAAPHSQTQRGHKTDPMDDYKASSRGSAEEDCRLGLKPSPIHPTAGSKRLPSSARPVSTVEANNPLVTQLLQGSLPMEKVLPQTHSSSKLEINRLPGGHQPAPQSQLSRQQQTRNPGLRFRGPTEAHTGESLVPELSSQNQQKSPVGRGGSPGASRSFGSSPPGTVPSRMACLLEEASSRATAMQQYLSQQPGGAVPLGAVPVITSLSSSSSSSRRNSQESAVIRESPERHHNNLAQTRATPDLCTTEVVPTVKINWHPSHPPHQQQLSPAPSVKSEVTSRPSCQALAKTSPSGPMVGGGPGVVVTKKEAVNSMDGYLTGGGAMEGLLNMEMSLARMAKKEAQSKVQYSSTSPSSSSSSSSISSLPFQLYGKLPKQGGGNSVSAPGFSYTANVSVVDGSGFSRSIADGVLQLRQRHSASQSATLSIQAFADSAAEEVALKCSCRLKAMIMCQGCGAFCHDDCIGPSKLCVSCLVVR from the exons ATGACGCCCAAGCAGATCCTGCATGTTATACAGACCAAGGGGCTCAAGGAAATGAG tGGCACAGCCCCTCTGGCCTGTCTGGTGACCATGCTGCACTCCCAGGTGAGGGGGGACAGAGTAAAAAACAGCATCTTCTTTAAGCTTCCTGGCAGGATGAGTCTGTTTACCTTGAAG AAGAACGCTCTGCAGTGGACCAAGAGTTCCACGGAGGCGGAGACAGCCGAAGCCAGCACACTGGCTACTGCTAACGCAGCAACAGCAGGGCCAACGGAAGGTGCGGAGCAAGAGAGCTGTGACTCCATGGAAATAGTTGCAGCCAGTGGAGAGAACGATG CATCCATAGATGAGAGCTCGTCCAGTGCCTCCTGCTCCACAGAGCCCCAGACCAGGCTGAGTAGATCTGGAGTCTCTGGACAGGTGCGCTCTGAGGCCCAGGCACAGACCCGACTATGTCGATCCAGACAG TCGAGCAGACAGAGGAAGAAGGCTGTGATGATGCCGCGGGTGGTCCTCACTCCACTCAAGGTCAATGGTGAACACGTCCCATCAG GAGCAGCGGGGAGGCGCAGGGAAGACTCTAGGGGGGGTCCAGGCCCCACGCTCCGTGCCCGCCCCGAGCTGGCTAGCTGGAAACGCCCCCAGCACTTCAAGAGCTTGCGTGGCTACCACTCAG GGCCCATGAAGAGGAGCCGAGGCGGGGTGGAGGTGGACTTTGAGACGCCCGGCTCTATCCTGGTCAACACCAACATCAGGGCTCTCATCAACATGCGCACCTTCTCTGCCTTCCCAGCCCACTCCCAACAGcaactcctgcagctcctccCCGAGGTCGACCGCCAG GTTGGACCTGATGGTCTGGCTCGCCTCAGTAACTCAGCTCTCAACAATGAATTCTTCACTCACGCCTCCCAGAGCTGGAAGGAAAGGCTTGCTGAGG GGGAGTTCACCCATGAGATGCAGGTGCGATTCCGccaggagatggagaaagagaagaaagtgGAGGCATGGAAGGAGAAGTTCTTTGAGGAGTACCATGGTCAAAA GTCTGGCCTGACCCGAGAAGAGTCTCTGAAGTTGACGATGAGCGAAGCGGCCGATGCTGCCACCAGCGTTCTGGACAGCAAGGTGGCCTTGGTGGCGGCGGGAACGCCCAAGCGCCGCAATGTGGGCAGGCGGAGGCGCGATGGCAGGATGAGACGGCGAACGCGGGCAGACTTGAGACGCAGGGCGCAACGCACCCTCTGTAAGACCAACTCCCCTACCCTGCAGTCCTCCAAGCAGCTGGAAGGCACGCTCACTTTAGATGCAGCTTCTGTTGCCTCTGTCCCCTTGCCCGTCCCAGAGGCCACCACGATGcagggaggagaggtggtgtTGCAGGCCGACTGTGAACTGGAGGACCCGGCCCAGTGTGCCTCCCTAGAGCCCGTGCCCTGCCCTTCCCCTGTGCCTGCGCTCCCGTCTGTGACCATGCCTGTGCCCACCCCGacccccagtcccagccctgtATCCATCAGCACCTCCGATGAGCCTGAAGTCACCGCCCGCCTGCTCCCCGAAGAGCCTGCACCTGCCGTCGCCtcaacctcctctccctcctcctcgtcttcctcctcctcctcctcgtcctcctccccttcctcatctccctcctccaactcagagagacagggggggttCACCGCCGGCTTGGattcttcctcctcatcctcttcttcctccacggCCGCTGCCACCGCTGATCCACTGGACGACGGGGCCTCCATGGTCACCTCGGTCACGGGGGGCACAACCACCAGCAGCCGGGAGAGCAGCCCTGCAGCCAGCCCCACCCCCATCATCGCCACCTCCGCCCAGGCCACCAAGGAGCAGAAGAGGAGGCCAGACGAGCCCCAGGCCTTCTCCAGCTTCCCCGAAAAGAGGCCGCGAATGGAAGATCGTCAGTCCTTTCGTACCACAATCGACGGAGTTCACACGGAAAAGCCGCAGCCGACAGCAGAGGAGCCCAAGGTCCCACCTATCCGG ATTCAACTCTCCAGAATCAAACCGCCCTGGGTCAAAGGGCCGCCAACCTACCAGATCTGTCCCCGCATCGTGCCCCCCGGCGAGGGCTCGCGGCGCTCGGGGACGGGGGCGCGCACCCTGGCGGACATCAAAGCCCGCGCCCAGCAGGCCCGGGCCCAGCGCGAGGCCGCTGCTGCTGTTGCAGCCACTGGGGATGGACCAGGGCCGGGCGGGGGCAGGGCTGGTGCTGGGCTACAGGATCGCAGCAGTGGAAGACGAACGCGAGAGCACCCTGGACCCGTCGAGCCCGGAGGAACAGGCAACGTGGAGGAGCAGGGATCGCCTGCGGGCTCTCATCCGCCTGGAACACAACTACAGCAGTCCAAATTAGAGCCCTCATCTACCCCCACCCCCAACACAGCTGCCTCGTCCCCCTCCCTGTACACCTCCTCCAACCCCTCCCTATCCTTCTCCGAGCCCCCGCAGACCCCCACTCCATCCCCAACCACCCCGGAGGAGCGACCAGGGGAGCTGAGTGGGGAAGATGTGACAACACCACCACCAGTCAAAGGCACCTCCAACGGACTCTCGGACAAGACAGTGCTGCTGGAGCCTGAGTCTGTGTCCAGCCACCTcagaggtcggggcgagggggaCGACTGTGACAGGACAACGGCCAAACATGGTCCCCTGGCTCCCACCTCCATCCCAGATTCTCTGCCCAGGTTCGGGGCCCAGGGAGTGGATGTGATCAGGTCCCTGGCTGGGGGAGGGGGTGTCATCCAACATGGTTCCCACCACGTGGGGCCACAAGAGAACCCCCCCACCCCGGCCAGAGAGGGCCACAGCCAGAGCGAAAAGCAGTCACGGCCcccggagagggggagagatacagccTCCCTCCCTCGTCTCCCACCTTCAGTCAGAGAGGACGAAGCAGGGCATCACAGCGATTCCACGGAGACGGCCTCCGACTGCGAGAACGAGAGCCAGGAGGAGGAGCCCCACCTGAGCATGTGGAGCCACCGCCTGCCTGCTCAGCGCAATGGCAACATCCAGCACCTCCAAAGGTTGTCTCAGCAGGCCCACGGCCAGCCTGTGATCTGCAGCCCCCCTCTACAGCAGATCCAGCAGCCGGTCATCCATGCTCACGTGTCCAACCACCACGGCCACAGCCAAACTGTAATCCAGCCCTGCTTCCCCAACGGCCTCCCCAGCCAGAGTCTCATACAGCCAGGCCTAAAGCAGCCGCAGCCTGAATGCACTCCCCACCCAGACCAACAGACTCTCGCTGCGCCACACTCCCAAACCCAGAGGGGGCACAAAACGGACCCAATGGATGACTACAAGGCGTCCAGTCGGGGCTCGGCTGAGGAGGACTGTAGGCTGGGGCTGAAGCCTTCTCCCATCCACCCCACCGCTGGCTCCAAGAGGCTCCCTAGTTCGGCCCGGCCTGTGTCCACAGTGGAGGCCAACAATCCTCTGGTCACCCAGCTGCTTCAAGGCAGCCTCCCGATGGAGAAAGTCCTGCCGCAGACGCACTCGTCTAGCAAGCTAGAGATCAACCGCCTGCCAGGGGGGCACCAGCCAGCCCCCCAGTCCCAGCTCAGCCGGCAGCAACAGACCAGGAATCCGGGCCTTCGCTTCAGGGGCCCCACAGAGGCCCATACGGGAGAGTCCCTGGTCCCTGAGTTGTCCTCTCAGAACCAGCAGAAGTCCCCTGTTGGCCGAGGAGGCTCCCCTGGAGCAAGCCGGAGCTTCGGGTCCTCTCCCCCGGGCACAGTGCCCTCCCGCATGGCCTGCCTGCTGGAGGAGGCCTCCTCTCGGGCCACGGCCATGCAGCAGTACCTGTCCCAGCAGCCAGGTGGCGCTGTGCCCCTTGGGGCCGTGCCCGTCATCACATCCCTCTCTTCTTCGTCCTCTTCCTCCAGACGGAACTCCCAAGAGTCGGCTGTCATCAGAGAGTCTCCAGAGAGGCACCACAACAACCTTGCTCAGACCCGGGCCACCCCGGACCTCTGCACCACTGAGGTGGTCCCCACTGTCAAGATAAACTGGCACCCTTCCCACCCCCCGCACCAACAGCAGCTCTCGCCCGCACCCAGCGTGAAAAGCGAGGTCACCTCCCGGCCCTCTTGTCAAGCTCTTGCCAAAACCTCCCCCTCTGGCCCCATGGTAGGTGGTGGGCCAGGTGTGGTGGTCACCAAAAAGGAGGCAGTGAACTCTATGGACGGTTACCTGACTGGAGGTGGAGCTATGGAGGGACTGCTGAACATGGAGATGTCCTTAGCCCGCATGGCTAAGAAGGAGGCGCAAAGCAAAGTTCAATACTCTTCCACCTCCCCCTCTtcatcttcatcctcctcttcgatctcctccctccctttccagCTCTATGGTAAGCTGCCCAAGCAGGGCGGAGGGAACAGTGTGTCGGCGCCCGGCTTCAGCTACACGGCCAACGTGTCTGTGGTAGACGGCAGCGGCTTCTCGAGGAGCATTGCCGATGGCGTCCTACAGCTGCGTCAGCGCCACAGTGCCAGCCAGAGCGCCACGCTCAGCATCCAGGCGTTCGCAGACAGCGCCGCTGAGGAGGTGGCCCTCAAGTGCTCCTGCCGCCTCAAGGCCATGATCATGTGCCAGGGCTGTGGGGCCTTCTGCCACGACGACTGCATCGGCCCCTCCAAACTGTGTGTATCCTGCTTGGTGGTCAGATAG